The Kordia sp. SMS9 genome window below encodes:
- a CDS encoding GNAT family N-acetyltransferase, with product MPKILHITMNLNIRKATSQDIPVLLSITKACAKFMIQKGIFQWNENYPNRAAFVHDIERSELYVLLETDEIIGCIVISTLMDEEYKAVNWLSPDGANLYIHRLAIHPKVQGKGCAQFLMEFAENYAIENNYRSIRLDTFSKNPRNQKFYELRGYKKLEDIYFPKQSVYPFHCYERIL from the coding sequence ATGCCGAAAATATTGCATATTACTATGAATCTGAACATTCGCAAAGCCACTTCTCAAGACATTCCTGTGCTTCTGAGTATAACCAAAGCCTGTGCAAAATTTATGATTCAAAAAGGAATATTTCAGTGGAATGAAAACTATCCAAATCGCGCCGCATTTGTACATGATATTGAAAGAAGTGAATTGTATGTTTTGCTAGAAACTGACGAAATTATTGGCTGCATTGTCATTTCTACCTTGATGGATGAAGAATATAAAGCTGTCAATTGGCTTTCGCCAGATGGAGCAAATCTATACATTCACCGATTGGCAATTCACCCCAAAGTACAAGGAAAAGGTTGTGCTCAATTTTTGATGGAATTTGCCGAAAACTACGCGATAGAAAATAATTATCGTTCCATAAGATTAGATACCTTTAGTAAGAACCCTAGAAACCAAAAGTTTTACGAACTTCGTGGCTATAAAAAACTGGAAGATATTTACTTTCCCAAACAAAGTGTATATCCTTTTCACTGTTACGAACGCATTCTTTGA
- a CDS encoding MATE family efflux transporter translates to MKTKITTSLVNKLAIPALIAGVAEPLLSITDTAVVGNVAIDATEALAAVGIAGAFISMLVWVFGQTRSAISALVSQYLGANTLEDIKTLPAQAIAIILLISFVLIAISYPFAEYILKFYNAEGVTLDYSFSYFRIRIFGLPFTLLTFAIFGVFRGLQNTYIPMIIAILGTLLNIGLDIVLVYGIKNFIPAMHVDGAAYASIISQLFMAILSVILLLRKTQIPLTIKLPFHKELPKMTVMILNLVIRTIALNVALYFGTSFAAKYGAQYSAAYTVLLNIWLFGAFIIDGYSSAGNILSGRLYGEKNYTELVQLSQRLTKYAIIVGVIMLILGSSLYYPIGRLFTQETAVLKEFYAVFWLVLAMQPICAVAFIFDGIFKGLGKMATLRNVLLFSTIFVFVPTILVLDIFDLKLYAVWIAFTFWMIARGIPLIYLFRREFVPKTKV, encoded by the coding sequence TTGAAAACAAAAATCACCACATCACTCGTTAACAAACTCGCTATTCCTGCGTTAATTGCTGGAGTTGCCGAACCATTGCTTTCTATCACAGATACTGCCGTGGTGGGAAACGTAGCTATAGACGCCACTGAAGCTTTGGCTGCTGTTGGAATTGCGGGCGCGTTCATTTCCATGTTGGTGTGGGTTTTTGGACAAACACGCAGCGCTATTTCCGCATTGGTTTCACAATACTTAGGAGCCAATACATTAGAAGACATCAAAACCTTGCCTGCACAAGCCATTGCCATTATTCTGCTCATCAGTTTTGTGCTGATTGCCATCAGTTATCCGTTTGCCGAATATATTTTGAAATTTTACAATGCAGAAGGCGTCACATTAGATTATAGTTTTTCATACTTCCGCATTCGCATCTTTGGCTTGCCATTTACCTTGCTCACCTTTGCCATCTTTGGCGTATTTAGAGGTTTGCAAAACACCTACATTCCTATGATTATTGCAATTTTGGGAACCTTACTCAATATTGGGTTAGACATTGTCTTGGTGTACGGAATCAAAAATTTCATTCCTGCCATGCATGTAGATGGCGCGGCGTATGCAAGTATCATTTCACAACTCTTTATGGCAATACTATCTGTAATATTATTGTTGAGAAAAACACAAATTCCTTTGACGATCAAATTGCCTTTTCACAAAGAATTACCCAAAATGACCGTCATGATTCTCAATTTAGTTATCAGAACTATTGCGTTAAATGTAGCCTTATATTTCGGAACTTCTTTTGCAGCAAAATACGGTGCGCAATACAGTGCAGCGTATACTGTCTTGCTAAATATTTGGTTGTTTGGCGCGTTTATCATTGATGGATATTCCAGTGCTGGGAACATTTTATCAGGAAGATTATATGGTGAAAAAAACTATACCGAATTGGTGCAACTCAGTCAACGATTGACAAAATATGCCATCATTGTAGGTGTAATTATGTTGATTCTTGGTAGCAGTTTATACTATCCTATCGGACGATTATTTACACAAGAAACTGCTGTTTTAAAAGAATTTTACGCTGTTTTTTGGCTCGTTTTAGCAATGCAACCTATTTGTGCCGTTGCGTTTATTTTTGATGGAATCTTTAAGGGATTAGGGAAAATGGCAACCTTGCGAAACGTATTGCTTTTTTCAACGATATTCGTATTTGTCCCAACTATTTTGGTGTTAGATATCTTCGATTTAAAACTCTACGCCGTTTGGATTGCCTTTACCTTCTGGATGATTGCACGCGGAATTCCGCTTATTTATTTATTTCGAAGAGAATTTGTGCCGAAAACGAAAGTGTAA
- a CDS encoding enoyl-CoA hydratase/isomerase family protein has translation MTTTRSNGSLYTHIQNNIATIEFGHPASNSFPGELLDRLTNELKKLSENDAVSVIILKSEGNRAFCAGASFDELVAIDNLEDGKTFFSGFANVINAMRTCGKLIIGRVQGKAVGGGVGLISACDYALATEAASIKLSELTIGIGPFVIAPAVQNRIGKAGFSELSLAPSEWKTAYWAKEKGLYAKVFETQAELDKEVELFAEKLASYNPDALAGMKKILWEDTENWDELLAERAELSGTLVLSDFTKNALAKFKK, from the coding sequence ATGACCACCACACGAAGCAACGGAAGTTTATACACCCACATTCAAAATAATATAGCAACGATCGAATTTGGACATCCTGCCAGCAATTCATTTCCAGGCGAATTGTTAGATAGATTGACCAATGAATTGAAGAAACTCTCAGAAAACGATGCTGTCAGTGTGATTATTTTAAAAAGTGAAGGCAATCGTGCGTTTTGCGCTGGTGCTTCCTTTGACGAACTCGTTGCGATTGATAATCTAGAAGACGGTAAAACGTTTTTCAGTGGTTTTGCCAATGTCATCAATGCCATGCGAACCTGCGGAAAATTAATCATTGGTCGCGTACAAGGAAAAGCTGTTGGCGGCGGCGTAGGATTGATCTCAGCGTGCGATTACGCTTTAGCAACCGAAGCAGCTTCCATCAAACTTTCAGAATTAACCATCGGAATTGGTCCGTTTGTCATTGCACCAGCCGTACAAAACCGAATTGGAAAAGCAGGATTTTCAGAATTAAGTTTGGCACCAAGCGAATGGAAAACTGCCTATTGGGCAAAAGAAAAAGGCTTGTATGCCAAAGTCTTTGAAACACAAGCCGAATTGGACAAGGAAGTAGAACTTTTCGCAGAAAAACTCGCTTCCTACAATCCAGATGCGTTGGCAGGCATGAAAAAAATATTGTGGGAAGACACTGAAAACTGGGATGAACTTCTCGCCGAACGCGCCGAACTTTCAGGAACATTGGTTTTATCAGACTTTACCAAAAATGCTTTGGCGAAGTTTAAAAAGTAG
- a CDS encoding SIR2 family protein: protein MTAKTYSFHPEILEAIKKDNLVMFVGAGLSFNLENKQNQKIGDWNNLVLLILNDLKNQNYEDADLLIPLIGKFDPIDILDLIEKRETINIGVIKNFTKGFFDLKEDNDLSLHDKICKLTNQIITTNYDCAFEEVNPMLRKNIAHTGNRHELVNFTKSTIPTLFKLHGTYERSDSMILFSSDYDSLYTNPNNDAELTLLTLRNTILSKTVLFIGCSMSDFQINELFQYIKTLKGIHNQKHFIITKNTLDSSLSFLEAITIEDYSETNLVIEQLLKEKERFTSQKTPEQELLEQQINETEKKVIFLEKKLDNVKNESERKNTLLELGAIEFYKKGREFELKKDYDKAIEKYKMSNKLHPKKSIVYTSWAECLKAIAKPKNNKELYAKAIEKYEEAIECDQENILAINNLSDAQNTLGNLKNDEKLFLKAIENCKKVLKLNSKYENAFVNWGNSYLFLGLLKSEENLFLSSIKMYESAIEINTNNCASYSNLGHALSQLGHLKNDRNLIKLAIKNCKKAIKINPNSVEGYNNLAVALTSLGILKNKKKFHLQAIEYCEKAIEINPNFTKLHSNHALALGNLGQLKNDQNLLKKAIEKYSLVTKDDPIYSSAIYNSGNFLYYLGKINDDEKLIKQAIEKYKSISSDKQFNLKIKYNLGTLYNFLGNLKNDEKLIKQAIESYKKIPDSKYLRTTYKLGNALYNLGNITKDKKSYQKALEKFEIALTIEKNNPYIYVDRLNTLIELTWLKKDINLLKLVKEKNEEYFNLFGDIRYHTFEAKISEIENRLSHSILKKPKN, encoded by the coding sequence ATGACTGCTAAAACATACAGCTTCCATCCTGAAATATTAGAAGCAATTAAAAAAGATAATCTTGTTATGTTTGTTGGAGCTGGACTATCTTTTAATCTTGAGAATAAACAAAATCAAAAAATTGGTGACTGGAATAATTTAGTATTACTGATTTTAAATGATCTAAAAAACCAAAATTATGAAGATGCTGATTTACTCATTCCACTTATTGGTAAGTTTGATCCAATTGATATTTTAGATTTAATCGAAAAAAGGGAAACGATCAACATAGGAGTTATTAAAAACTTTACAAAAGGATTTTTTGATTTAAAAGAGGATAATGATCTATCATTACATGATAAAATTTGTAAATTAACGAATCAAATTATTACAACTAATTATGACTGTGCATTTGAAGAAGTAAACCCTATGCTTCGAAAAAACATAGCACATACTGGAAACAGACACGAATTAGTAAATTTTACAAAATCTACTATTCCTACCTTATTTAAACTTCATGGAACTTATGAACGTTCTGATTCTATGATTTTATTCTCATCTGATTACGATTCTCTTTATACGAATCCCAATAATGATGCAGAGTTAACGCTATTAACACTGAGAAACACTATTTTAAGTAAAACTGTATTGTTTATTGGCTGTAGCATGAGTGACTTTCAAATCAATGAACTATTTCAATACATTAAAACCCTAAAAGGTATTCACAATCAAAAACATTTTATTATCACAAAAAACACATTGGATAGTTCTTTAAGTTTTTTAGAAGCTATTACTATTGAAGATTATTCAGAAACTAACTTAGTAATTGAACAATTACTAAAAGAAAAAGAGCGCTTTACTAGCCAAAAAACACCTGAGCAGGAGTTATTAGAACAACAAATCAATGAAACAGAAAAAAAAGTAATTTTTCTAGAAAAAAAATTAGACAATGTTAAAAATGAAAGTGAACGTAAAAATACTTTATTAGAGCTTGGAGCTATAGAATTTTATAAGAAAGGCAGAGAATTTGAATTGAAGAAAGATTATGATAAAGCTATTGAAAAATACAAAATGTCTAACAAATTACATCCCAAAAAAAGTATTGTTTATACAAGCTGGGCTGAATGTTTAAAAGCTATTGCTAAACCAAAAAATAATAAAGAATTATACGCGAAAGCCATTGAAAAATATGAAGAAGCTATTGAGTGTGATCAAGAAAATATACTTGCTATCAATAATTTAAGTGATGCCCAAAATACATTAGGGAATTTAAAAAATGATGAAAAACTTTTTCTAAAAGCCATTGAAAATTGTAAAAAAGTTTTAAAACTTAATTCCAAATATGAAAATGCTTTTGTTAATTGGGGAAACAGCTATTTATTTCTGGGACTTTTAAAAAGTGAAGAAAATTTATTTTTGAGTTCAATTAAAATGTATGAAAGCGCTATCGAAATAAACACAAATAATTGCGCGAGTTACAGTAACTTAGGACATGCATTGTCTCAATTGGGACATCTAAAAAATGATAGAAATCTAATTAAGTTAGCGATTAAAAATTGTAAAAAAGCGATTAAAATTAATCCTAATTCAGTGGAAGGCTATAATAATTTAGCTGTAGCTTTAACTTCCTTAGGTATTTTAAAGAATAAAAAAAAGTTTCATTTACAGGCAATAGAATATTGTGAGAAGGCTATTGAAATTAATCCTAATTTTACAAAACTTCATTCTAATCATGCACTAGCACTTGGTAACCTTGGACAATTAAAAAATGACCAGAATCTTCTAAAAAAAGCAATTGAAAAATATAGCTTAGTAACGAAAGACGATCCTATATATTCCTCAGCAATATATAATTCGGGAAACTTTTTATATTATTTAGGAAAAATAAATGATGATGAAAAACTAATTAAACAAGCAATTGAAAAATATAAATCAATATCAAGCGATAAACAATTTAATTTAAAAATTAAATACAACTTAGGGACTTTATATAACTTTCTTGGTAACTTAAAAAATGATGAAAAACTAATTAAACAAGCAATTGAAAGTTACAAAAAAATACCTGATTCTAAATATTTAAGAACTACCTATAAGTTAGGAAATGCTTTGTATAATTTAGGTAATATCACAAAAGACAAAAAGAGTTATCAAAAAGCACTAGAAAAGTTTGAAATAGCATTAACAATAGAAAAAAATAATCCCTACATCTATGTTGATAGATTAAATACCTTAATTGAATTGACTTGGCTAAAAAAAGATATTAACTTATTGAAATTAGTAAAAGAAAAAAATGAAGAGTATTTTAACCTTTTCGGAGACATAAGGTATCATACATTTGAAGCAAAAATTTCTGAAATAGAAAATCGTTTAAGCCATTCTATTCTTAAAAAACCCAAGAACTAA
- a CDS encoding 6-carboxytetrahydropterin synthase — translation MSKIRITKQFNFETGHALYGYDGKCKNVHGHSYKLSVTVIGTPISDNTNVKWGMVIDFTDLKKIVKEEVVDVFDHAIVFNKNTPHKSLALTMRGEGHNVILADYQPTSENMVIDFAEKIKNRLPKEIQLFSLRLQETDSSCAEWFASDNQ, via the coding sequence ATGAGTAAAATTCGCATTACAAAGCAATTTAATTTTGAAACCGGTCACGCGTTATACGGCTATGACGGGAAATGTAAAAACGTACACGGACACAGTTATAAACTTTCTGTAACCGTGATTGGAACACCAATTTCAGACAATACCAACGTGAAATGGGGAATGGTGATTGATTTTACCGATCTGAAGAAAATTGTAAAAGAAGAAGTAGTAGACGTATTTGATCACGCAATTGTTTTTAATAAAAATACACCGCATAAATCATTAGCACTAACGATGCGCGGAGAAGGTCACAATGTAATTTTAGCCGATTACCAACCGACAAGCGAAAACATGGTGATTGATTTTGCAGAAAAAATCAAAAATAGACTTCCTAAAGAAATTCAACTGTTTTCATTGCGCTTGCAAGAAACCGATTCGTCATGTGCAGAATGGTTTGCCAGCGATAACCAATAA
- a CDS encoding UDP-2,3-diacylglucosamine diphosphatase, translating into MNIPEGKKIYFSSDNHLGAPTAEASFPREKKFVAWLNEIEHDAAAIFLLGDLFDFWFEYKTVVPKGFVRVLGKLADLSDKGIPIHFFVGNHDLWMRDYFEKELNIPVYREPKEFTFNNTTFLIGHGDGLGPGDKGYKRMKKVFTNTFFQWCFRWLHPDLGVRLGQYMSVKNKLISGDEDAKFLGEENEWLVQYSKRKLETKHYDYFVFGHRHLPLEIDLNEKSRYVNLGDWIQYYTYGEFDGKTLSLKTFEPKQ; encoded by the coding sequence ATGAACATTCCTGAAGGAAAAAAAATATACTTCTCTTCCGACAATCATTTGGGTGCGCCAACGGCGGAAGCTAGTTTTCCGAGAGAGAAAAAATTTGTAGCATGGCTGAACGAAATTGAACACGATGCTGCTGCTATTTTCTTGTTGGGAGATTTGTTCGATTTTTGGTTTGAATACAAAACCGTAGTTCCCAAAGGATTTGTGCGCGTACTAGGAAAATTGGCAGATTTGAGCGATAAAGGCATTCCAATTCACTTTTTTGTGGGAAATCATGATTTATGGATGCGTGATTATTTTGAAAAAGAACTCAACATTCCTGTCTACCGAGAACCAAAAGAATTCACGTTTAACAATACTACTTTTTTGATTGGTCATGGAGACGGATTGGGTCCTGGTGACAAAGGATACAAACGCATGAAAAAGGTGTTTACCAACACGTTTTTTCAATGGTGTTTTCGCTGGTTACATCCAGATTTAGGTGTGCGATTGGGACAATACATGTCGGTAAAAAACAAACTGATTTCAGGTGATGAAGACGCCAAGTTTTTAGGCGAAGAAAACGAATGGTTGGTGCAATATTCCAAACGAAAATTAGAAACCAAACACTATGATTATTTTGTGTTCGGACATCGTCATTTGCCGCTAGAAATTGACCTCAACGAAAAAAGCCGCTATGTAAACTTAGGCGATTGGATTCAATATTACACCTACGGAGAATTTGATGGGAAAACGCTGTCTTTGAAAACGTTTGAACCGAAGCAGTAA
- a CDS encoding exonuclease translates to MSYIMVDIESDGPIPGDYSMICFGAVLVDPSLDRTFYGTLKPISEQFDPTALSISGFSREETLAFDNPKTVMSNFKTWIQENSKGRPIFISDNNGFDWMFICWYFHHFIGENPFGYSSRRLGDLYCGLEKDTFAKWKHLRKTVHTHNPVDDAMGNAEVLLMMKKEMELKISLK, encoded by the coding sequence ATGAGTTATATAATGGTAGACATAGAATCTGACGGACCAATTCCGGGCGACTATTCTATGATATGTTTTGGAGCTGTTTTAGTAGATCCTTCGCTTGACAGAACCTTTTACGGAACCCTAAAACCTATTTCTGAGCAATTTGATCCGACAGCGTTGTCAATTTCGGGATTTTCACGAGAAGAAACCTTAGCATTTGACAATCCGAAAACGGTGATGAGCAATTTTAAAACATGGATTCAAGAAAACTCCAAAGGACGACCTATTTTTATCAGTGATAACAATGGCTTCGATTGGATGTTTATTTGCTGGTACTTTCATCATTTTATCGGCGAAAATCCATTTGGCTATTCTTCAAGAAGACTTGGCGATTTGTATTGTGGATTGGAAAAAGACACGTTTGCCAAATGGAAACATTTACGCAAAACTGTACACACGCACAATCCCGTTGACGACGCCATGGGAAATGCTGAAGTATTATTAATGATGAAAAAAGAAATGGAGTTAAAGATTAGTTTGAAGTAG
- a CDS encoding glycosyltransferase, which yields MKLAIVTAYPPSKVTLNEYAYHLVKSFRQKKQITELILLTDATPETKDLNFPEAGCKITVKECWKFNSYKNLFSVTKAINQTKPDAVLFNLQFMKFGDKKVAAALGLMLPWICSLKNIPNIVLLHNILEEVDLKSAGFTSNKLVQKVYNFIGTSLTKLLLQADTVAVTMKKYVAILEKKYLADNITMIPHGTFEIAQKPTFTLPHGALKVMAFGKFGTYKKVETMIEAVEKVRKTSGLHLEIVIAGTDNPNVPGYLATVQEQYKHIPQLTFTGYVEEKDVASLFHESAVVVFPYTATTGSSGVLHQAGSYGKAVVMPDLGDLALLVKDEGYRGEFFEPENIDSLANAIEAIVTNDAYRISLGKTNYQAATAFPIKRITEMYLEQFEAIIEKKMLDVGQASTRSA from the coding sequence ATGAAGTTAGCCATCGTAACTGCATATCCACCAAGTAAAGTCACCCTAAACGAATACGCATATCACTTAGTAAAAAGTTTTCGCCAGAAGAAACAGATTACTGAACTTATTTTGCTTACCGATGCCACACCAGAAACAAAAGATTTAAATTTTCCCGAAGCTGGCTGTAAAATCACCGTGAAAGAATGCTGGAAGTTTAACAGCTATAAAAACCTCTTTTCGGTGACTAAAGCGATCAACCAAACAAAACCAGATGCTGTGCTATTCAATTTGCAGTTTATGAAGTTTGGCGACAAAAAAGTAGCTGCTGCCTTAGGTTTAATGCTTCCGTGGATTTGCTCGTTAAAAAACATTCCCAACATTGTATTGCTTCATAATATTTTAGAAGAAGTCGATTTAAAAAGTGCAGGGTTCACCTCAAATAAACTAGTACAAAAAGTTTATAATTTCATTGGTACAAGCTTAACAAAATTGCTTCTTCAAGCGGATACTGTTGCCGTAACGATGAAAAAGTATGTAGCTATTTTAGAGAAAAAATATTTAGCGGATAACATCACGATGATTCCGCACGGAACGTTTGAAATTGCGCAAAAACCAACATTCACTTTGCCTCATGGAGCTTTAAAAGTGATGGCGTTTGGAAAATTTGGAACCTACAAAAAAGTAGAAACCATGATTGAAGCGGTGGAAAAAGTTCGAAAAACGTCAGGTTTACATTTAGAAATTGTCATTGCAGGAACCGACAATCCGAATGTGCCAGGATATTTGGCAACGGTTCAAGAACAATACAAACACATTCCGCAACTGACGTTTACAGGCTATGTAGAAGAAAAAGACGTTGCTTCGTTGTTTCACGAAAGTGCTGTGGTTGTATTTCCATATACAGCTACCACGGGAAGTTCTGGAGTATTGCACCAAGCAGGAAGTTACGGAAAAGCGGTTGTGATGCCAGATTTGGGCGATTTAGCATTATTAGTAAAAGATGAAGGCTATCGAGGCGAATTTTTTGAGCCTGAAAACATAGACAGCTTGGCAAATGCTATTGAAGCGATTGTGACCAATGATGCATACAGAATCTCGTTGGGAAAAACCAATTATCAAGCTGCTACTGCCTTTCCTATAAAACGCATTACAGAGATGTATTTGGAACAGTTTGAAGCGATTATTGAAAAAAAGATGTTGGATGTTGGACAGGCTTCGACACGCTCAGCGTAA
- a CDS encoding oligosaccharide flippase family protein, whose amino-acid sequence MIAIVKKVKNNLSATHVFMGSVLLVNGGNYIYNLLLGRFLGPEKFADAAILITFLLVLSFVAMTFQLVTAKFSVLFEAAVFKVFASNMYKKSVITGIVVGFLIVCFANELHLFFKTSSSSMFVVFGLGIPLYFIMSVNRGIFQGTQQLVSLSVTYQAEMISRLAITLALLYFLQIDSSLIISLGILASFFCGLIPFNLKNISWKRKNELNKSQNKLVRNFFIITAFYELTQIIINNSDILLVKHYFESYDAGLYASLALIGRVVYFIAWMFVMLLLPTVVKLQKEGKSTVPILLKYVTYIAGIAAVIILGCVFFPTQIVTILFGESYLSITPLLWKYALATGIFALSNIFAYYYLSLDKYIPVVLSGVFGMFQIVLVIFFHENLAQVVHVQIIAMVLLLIVQLGFFFKNN is encoded by the coding sequence TTTTTAGGACCTGAAAAGTTTGCCGACGCTGCGATTTTAATCACTTTTTTATTGGTGTTATCTTTTGTAGCAATGACGTTTCAACTGGTCACAGCAAAGTTTTCTGTACTGTTTGAAGCTGCTGTTTTCAAAGTTTTTGCTTCCAATATGTACAAAAAATCTGTGATTACTGGAATTGTTGTAGGTTTCTTAATCGTGTGCTTTGCAAACGAATTACACCTGTTTTTTAAAACATCGTCTTCCAGCATGTTTGTGGTTTTCGGATTGGGAATTCCGCTGTATTTTATCATGAGTGTAAATCGCGGTATTTTTCAAGGAACACAACAATTGGTGTCACTTTCGGTAACGTATCAAGCAGAAATGATCAGTCGGTTGGCAATTACATTGGCACTTTTATACTTTTTACAAATTGACTCTTCTTTGATCATTTCTTTGGGAATTTTAGCATCTTTTTTCTGCGGATTGATTCCGTTCAACCTGAAAAATATTTCTTGGAAAAGGAAAAATGAATTGAACAAATCGCAAAACAAATTGGTGCGTAACTTTTTCATCATCACGGCCTTTTATGAACTCACACAAATTATCATTAACAACAGTGATATTCTACTTGTAAAACACTATTTTGAATCTTATGATGCAGGATTGTACGCTTCACTTGCGTTGATTGGACGTGTTGTCTATTTCATTGCTTGGATGTTTGTGATGTTGCTCTTACCAACGGTTGTAAAATTGCAGAAAGAGGGAAAATCTACGGTTCCAATTTTATTAAAATACGTAACCTACATTGCAGGAATTGCAGCTGTGATTATTTTGGGCTGTGTATTCTTTCCAACACAAATCGTCACGATTTTATTTGGTGAAAGCTATCTTTCCATCACACCATTGTTATGGAAATACGCACTGGCGACAGGTATTTTTGCGCTCTCCAATATTTTCGCCTATTACTATTTATCGTTAGACAAATACATTCCCGTAGTACTTTCTGGAGTTTTTGGAATGTTTCAAATTGTGTTGGTCATTTTCTTCCATGAAAATTTAGCCCAAGTTGTGCATGTACAAATCATCGCGATGGTTTTGTTGTTGATAGTGCAGTTGGGCTTTTTCTTCAAAAACAACTAG